In Pseudovibrio brasiliensis, the following are encoded in one genomic region:
- a CDS encoding L-aspartate oxidase — protein sequence MSQFGSSLAPAVALNGVDDVVILGGGLAGLFCALKLAPRPVTIVTNAPIGGGTSSAWAQGGIAAAVAEGDHHLAHTQDTLTAGDGICEEAVVEGMTREASDRIHDLLDYGVPFDKDLAGKLALSREAAHSSHRVVRVRGDMAGEAIMQALVDAAYKTPSIRIIEGYIGCQLITEGRYVTGITARRRGGTQRITIPAKAVVLASGGVGHLYSTTTNPGEANGHGLAMAARAGALVSDAEFVQFHPTALDVDLDPAPLASEAIRGDGAILVNNDGRRFMEGLHPDLELAPRDIVARAIHTEIAAGRGAFLDCREAIGASFPEHFTRVYAACQKAGIDPINGLIPVAPAAHYHMGGVLTDASGRTSVDNLWAAGEVAATGAHGANRLASNSLLEAVVFAARIAEDIQALMPHHRVHHWAEIDDSEDQASKRNPQERAVVSLVRSLMSRNVGVVRDAEGLTTTLARLHNAEKLCRRDSILNMVIAAKLITGSALLREESRGGHFRSDFPQKAEAAKRSYVKLAQIEKLAADAVASDLGKKAVAEEDML from the coding sequence ATGTCTCAGTTCGGTTCTTCTCTCGCCCCTGCTGTTGCTCTGAACGGCGTGGATGATGTTGTTATCTTAGGTGGCGGCCTTGCTGGCCTGTTTTGTGCGCTTAAACTTGCGCCGCGGCCAGTGACCATTGTGACCAACGCTCCAATCGGCGGCGGCACATCTTCTGCGTGGGCGCAAGGTGGCATTGCTGCTGCTGTGGCTGAGGGTGACCACCACTTAGCCCACACACAGGACACGCTGACTGCCGGTGATGGCATCTGCGAAGAAGCTGTTGTTGAAGGCATGACCCGTGAAGCGTCTGACCGCATTCACGATCTGCTGGATTATGGCGTTCCGTTTGACAAAGACCTTGCTGGCAAGCTGGCGCTTTCCCGTGAAGCTGCTCACTCCAGCCACCGTGTTGTGCGTGTGCGCGGCGACATGGCTGGTGAAGCGATCATGCAGGCGCTTGTTGATGCGGCCTATAAGACACCGTCTATCCGCATCATCGAAGGTTACATTGGCTGTCAGCTGATCACCGAAGGCCGTTATGTTACCGGTATCACCGCGCGTCGTCGTGGCGGTACACAGCGCATCACCATTCCGGCGAAGGCTGTTGTGCTGGCATCCGGCGGTGTTGGACATCTTTATTCCACCACCACCAACCCGGGTGAAGCAAACGGCCATGGTCTTGCCATGGCGGCCCGTGCCGGTGCGCTGGTTTCTGATGCTGAGTTTGTTCAGTTCCACCCAACCGCTCTGGATGTTGATCTGGATCCTGCCCCGCTTGCCAGTGAAGCAATCCGCGGAGATGGCGCGATCCTCGTCAACAATGATGGCCGCCGCTTCATGGAAGGCCTTCATCCAGATCTGGAATTAGCTCCACGCGATATTGTGGCTCGCGCGATCCACACTGAGATTGCTGCTGGTCGCGGTGCGTTCCTTGATTGCCGTGAGGCTATTGGCGCGAGCTTCCCTGAGCATTTCACCCGCGTTTATGCAGCTTGTCAGAAAGCCGGCATTGATCCGATCAACGGTTTGATCCCGGTTGCTCCGGCTGCGCACTATCATATGGGCGGCGTGCTGACTGATGCGTCTGGCCGTACCTCCGTCGACAATCTTTGGGCTGCTGGTGAAGTTGCTGCGACAGGCGCACATGGCGCAAACCGTCTTGCCTCCAACTCTCTGCTGGAAGCTGTTGTGTTTGCGGCGCGCATTGCAGAAGACATTCAAGCGCTCATGCCACATCACCGGGTGCATCATTGGGCTGAGATTGATGACAGCGAAGATCAGGCTTCCAAGCGCAATCCTCAGGAGCGCGCAGTGGTGTCTCTGGTTCGCTCCCTCATGTCCCGCAATGTTGGTGTTGTGCGTGATGCGGAAGGTCTGACCACGACGCTTGCACGCCTGCACAATGCTGAGAAGCTGTGCCGTCGTGACTCCATCCTCAACATGGTGATTGCGGCTAAGCTGATCACCGGCTCTGCCCTTCTTCGTGAAGAAAGCCGTGGCGGTCACTTCCGCTCTGACTTCCCGCAGAAGGCGGAAGCTGCAAAGCGCTCATATGTGAAGCTTGCTCAGATCGAGAAGCTTGCCGCTGATGCTGTGGCCAGCGACCTTGGTAAGAAGGCTGTTGCAGAGGAAGACATGCTATGA
- the nadA gene encoding quinolinate synthase NadA yields the protein MSATTTFAETDSPAVKDIAAGIDGAAVQAGVPANERYAPLERPDLAYTPEVAEATAEAYEKVKDFIPAIEWAALAPLIFAINKVKKERNAVILAHNYMTPDIFHGVADIVGDSLQLAKEAAKTEAQVIVQCGVHFMAETSKILSPEKTVLIPDMDAGCSLAESITGADVRKLREANPGVPIITYVNTSADVKAECDICCTSSNAVQVVEAMGTNKVLLIPDQYLAANVNNQTDVDVLTYAGSCEVHERFTAEELRDYRAIDPDVKIIAHPECPPEVVAEADFAGSTSHMIDWVKDNSPEKVMMITECSMADNVAASTPGVNYIRPCNLCPHMKRITLTKILDCLLDMSGEVIVDESVADRARASVERMINLKN from the coding sequence ATGTCCGCCACGACTACATTCGCTGAAACAGACAGCCCAGCTGTCAAAGACATTGCTGCCGGCATTGATGGTGCTGCTGTTCAGGCTGGTGTGCCAGCAAACGAGCGCTATGCGCCACTGGAGCGACCAGACCTTGCCTACACACCTGAAGTGGCTGAAGCGACCGCTGAAGCCTATGAGAAGGTGAAGGACTTTATTCCAGCTATCGAATGGGCTGCGCTTGCACCGCTGATCTTTGCGATCAACAAAGTGAAAAAAGAGCGCAACGCTGTCATTCTGGCACACAACTACATGACACCGGACATCTTCCACGGTGTGGCTGACATTGTTGGCGACAGCCTGCAGTTGGCGAAAGAAGCTGCGAAGACAGAAGCTCAGGTCATCGTGCAATGCGGCGTGCACTTCATGGCCGAGACCTCCAAGATCCTCTCCCCTGAGAAGACCGTTTTGATCCCGGATATGGATGCCGGTTGTTCTCTTGCTGAATCCATCACTGGTGCAGATGTGCGCAAGTTGCGCGAAGCCAATCCGGGCGTTCCGATCATCACCTATGTGAACACCTCTGCTGATGTTAAGGCTGAGTGCGATATCTGCTGCACCTCTTCCAACGCCGTTCAGGTTGTTGAGGCCATGGGCACCAACAAGGTTCTGCTGATCCCGGATCAATACCTTGCTGCGAACGTAAACAACCAGACTGATGTGGACGTGCTGACCTATGCGGGTTCCTGCGAGGTGCATGAGCGCTTTACGGCTGAAGAGCTGCGCGATTACCGCGCGATTGATCCTGACGTGAAGATCATCGCACACCCTGAGTGCCCGCCGGAAGTGGTGGCAGAGGCGGACTTTGCTGGCTCTACCTCTCACATGATCGACTGGGTGAAGGACAACAGCCCTGAGAAGGTGATGATGATCACCGAGTGCTCCATGGCAGACAACGTGGCTGCGTCCACTCCGGGTGTAAACTACATCCGTCCGTGTAACCTATGCCCACACATGAAGCGCATCACCCTGACCAAGATTCTGGATTGTCTGCTCGACATGTCCGGTGAGGTGATTGTTGATGAAAGTGTGGCCGATCGCGCCCGCGCCTCCGTAGAACGCATGATCAACTTGAAGAACTAG
- a CDS encoding MFS transporter, with amino-acid sequence MSQATQVDTNASVRRGPNVPLIIISGCIIGILSFGPRATLGLFLTPMSSEFGWGRDVFAFALALQNLIWGAAQPFAGMMADKFGTGRTLVLGAIIYAIGLYLMSLSDTPLLLQVSAGVLIGLGVAFTSFSLVLAAFARSVQPKYHGIAFGMGTAASSFGQFLFAPLGLGLIENFGWSSALVYMAALIAIVPLFAYILRGRSAAPAAGSSANPQDNLTLSQTLGLAFKTRDYILLVFGFFVCGFHVAFITVHMPTFIVDQGFDVSVGAWALALIGLFNIVGSMSSGVLGSRFPKQYLLSFIYLARAIAITLYITLPISEMSTLIFAATMGILWLSTVPPTSGLVAVMFGPRYMATLFGIVFFSHQIGSFLGVYLGGVLYEQSGNYDAIWWLGIALGIFAAIVHWPIREQSATAGRLVAKPA; translated from the coding sequence ATGTCCCAAGCGACACAAGTCGACACCAATGCCTCTGTTCGGCGTGGACCAAACGTCCCGCTTATCATCATCAGTGGATGTATCATCGGCATTCTGTCCTTCGGACCGCGCGCGACATTGGGCCTGTTTCTGACACCAATGTCCTCCGAATTCGGTTGGGGCAGGGATGTCTTCGCCTTTGCTTTAGCGCTGCAAAACCTGATTTGGGGAGCTGCGCAGCCTTTCGCTGGTATGATGGCAGACAAGTTCGGCACTGGCAGAACGCTGGTGCTTGGCGCGATCATCTACGCCATTGGCCTCTACCTCATGAGCCTGTCAGATACACCGCTCCTGCTGCAGGTGTCTGCCGGTGTTCTTATCGGCCTTGGCGTTGCTTTCACCTCGTTCTCTCTGGTGCTGGCAGCCTTCGCCCGCTCCGTTCAGCCAAAATACCATGGCATCGCCTTTGGAATGGGCACAGCAGCCAGCTCCTTCGGACAGTTCCTCTTTGCGCCCCTTGGCCTTGGCCTGATTGAAAACTTCGGATGGTCAAGTGCGCTGGTCTATATGGCAGCTCTCATTGCCATCGTGCCGCTCTTCGCCTACATCCTGCGCGGACGCTCCGCAGCCCCTGCTGCTGGCAGTTCCGCAAACCCGCAGGACAACCTGACCCTCTCACAGACATTGGGTCTGGCCTTCAAAACCAGAGACTACATCCTGTTGGTTTTCGGCTTCTTCGTCTGCGGCTTCCACGTGGCCTTCATCACCGTGCATATGCCAACCTTCATCGTGGATCAGGGCTTTGATGTGTCTGTTGGCGCATGGGCGCTGGCACTGATCGGCCTGTTCAACATCGTCGGCTCCATGTCCTCCGGCGTGCTTGGTTCACGTTTCCCGAAGCAGTATCTGCTCTCCTTCATCTATCTGGCCCGCGCCATCGCCATCACGCTCTACATCACCTTGCCGATCTCGGAGATGTCCACGCTGATCTTTGCGGCTACAATGGGCATCCTGTGGCTCTCCACCGTGCCACCGACTTCTGGCCTTGTGGCAGTGATGTTCGGCCCGCGCTACATGGCAACCCTGTTCGGCATCGTGTTCTTCTCCCACCAGATCGGTTCCTTCCTGGGCGTCTATCTGGGCGGCGTGCTTTATGAGCAGAGCGGCAACTACGATGCCATCTGGTGGCTGGGAATTGCGCTGGGCATTTTCGCGGCGATTGTGCACTGGCCAATCCGTGAACAATCTGCCACCGCAGGGCGTCTCGTAGCTAAGCCTGCGTAA
- a CDS encoding MDR family oxidoreductase, translated as MIWREGLAMSEFDALWIEADESGRKPLPAKWNKVTVDQLSDGDVTVKVTHTTINYKDGLALAGAPGITRKFPMVPGIDVVGEVLTSESDRFKPGDQVILNGYGVGEVHTGAYAQVARLKSEWLLHRPEELSAARAAAIGTAGYTAMLCVMALEKYGLTPDHGPIAVSGASGGVGSVAISLLSKLGFETIAFTGRTEEADFLKGLGATQVLDRAELVEKGKPFGKERWAGAVDVAGSHTLANLLAQTNYGGAVAACGLAQGMDLPASVMPFILRGVALLGVDSVMAPMALREQAYRRLVQDLDLTKLDTLSETIKLADVKERAAKLLKGQVRGRTIVEVE; from the coding sequence ATGATTTGGCGAGAAGGATTGGCCATGAGCGAGTTTGATGCCCTCTGGATTGAAGCAGACGAAAGTGGTCGTAAACCGCTGCCTGCCAAGTGGAACAAGGTCACCGTTGACCAGCTCTCTGACGGCGACGTAACAGTCAAAGTCACCCACACCACCATCAACTATAAGGATGGTCTGGCACTGGCAGGCGCACCGGGCATCACCCGTAAGTTCCCGATGGTTCCGGGCATCGATGTGGTCGGCGAAGTGCTCACCAGCGAAAGCGACCGCTTCAAACCGGGTGATCAGGTCATCCTCAACGGCTATGGTGTCGGAGAAGTTCACACTGGTGCCTACGCCCAAGTCGCCCGCCTGAAATCTGAATGGCTACTGCATCGCCCAGAAGAACTCTCCGCCGCCCGCGCCGCAGCAATCGGCACTGCTGGCTACACAGCCATGCTCTGCGTGATGGCGCTGGAGAAGTACGGCCTCACACCTGACCACGGCCCAATCGCTGTCTCCGGTGCATCCGGCGGCGTTGGCTCTGTTGCCATCAGTCTGCTGTCCAAGCTCGGCTTTGAAACCATCGCCTTCACCGGCCGCACAGAAGAAGCCGACTTCCTCAAAGGCCTCGGTGCAACGCAAGTGCTCGACCGTGCCGAGTTGGTGGAGAAGGGCAAGCCGTTCGGCAAGGAACGCTGGGCAGGCGCTGTTGATGTGGCGGGCAGCCACACACTGGCAAACCTGCTGGCGCAGACCAACTACGGCGGCGCTGTCGCAGCCTGCGGTTTGGCGCAAGGCATGGACCTACCAGCATCCGTTATGCCGTTCATCCTGCGCGGTGTTGCGCTGTTGGGCGTGGATTCTGTGATGGCGCCAATGGCTCTGCGGGAGCAAGCTTACCGCCGTCTGGTGCAAGATCTCGACCTGACCAAGCTGGACACCCTCTCTGAGACAATCAAACTGGCAGACGTTAAAGAACGCGCCGCCAAGCTGCTGAAGGGCCAAGTCCGCGGTCGTACCATCGTGGAAGTCGAATAG
- a CDS encoding cell wall hydrolase has translation MKKNEGRRAVLMYFKYPILAAGLAVGTFAASPVALQDIPALTGTLDEDTPRWLQSVSAGDSQKFAKYFVPAEEKAPQRYAVNRTGKGDIQITNLPSRVVAFIQNAGKPKSTDRFVSQLPQMAFNGHYGGDALAGLPEQDQTDNSPLGKAAHRAALAARKQIAMAKAAPKQPETLSIAKQNEIALATAYAPATPQTDKAPFDALLNKPQVSITPSGKPQLSDKELASYSETNPHWWYMRQLPSSVKKSKTEMRCLAEAIYFEARSEPRDGQIAVAQVVLNRLKNPAYPNTVCGVVYQNKSMKNACQFSFACDGIPERVTEAGPWAKAKKIAQQIVNGEVSIPAVDASTHYHATYVRPNWAPTMQRKKRIGKHIFYKTYKGGWS, from the coding sequence ATGAAGAAGAATGAAGGACGCCGTGCTGTCCTCATGTACTTTAAGTACCCTATTCTAGCTGCAGGGCTTGCAGTTGGAACCTTTGCTGCATCTCCAGTTGCGTTGCAGGATATTCCGGCACTTACCGGAACCCTCGACGAAGATACACCGCGGTGGCTTCAGTCTGTTTCTGCAGGAGACAGCCAGAAGTTCGCGAAGTACTTCGTGCCTGCTGAGGAGAAAGCACCACAACGTTATGCGGTGAACCGCACCGGCAAGGGTGATATACAAATCACCAACCTGCCGAGCCGCGTTGTTGCCTTCATCCAGAACGCAGGCAAACCAAAGAGCACGGATCGATTTGTTTCCCAGCTTCCTCAGATGGCCTTCAATGGTCATTACGGCGGGGATGCGCTGGCAGGTCTTCCTGAACAGGATCAGACAGACAACTCTCCACTTGGCAAAGCCGCGCACCGGGCTGCTCTGGCCGCACGCAAGCAGATTGCAATGGCCAAGGCCGCTCCGAAGCAGCCTGAGACGCTTTCCATTGCCAAGCAGAACGAAATTGCGCTGGCGACTGCTTATGCGCCAGCAACACCGCAGACAGACAAAGCTCCGTTTGATGCGCTGCTGAACAAGCCGCAGGTGTCCATTACGCCTTCCGGCAAGCCGCAGCTTTCTGACAAGGAACTGGCGTCTTACTCCGAGACCAATCCGCATTGGTGGTACATGCGCCAGCTGCCAAGCTCGGTGAAGAAGTCCAAGACAGAAATGCGCTGTCTGGCGGAAGCGATTTACTTTGAAGCCCGCAGTGAGCCACGTGACGGCCAGATTGCGGTGGCACAGGTTGTCCTCAACCGTCTGAAGAACCCTGCTTACCCGAACACGGTTTGTGGTGTGGTTTATCAGAACAAGAGCATGAAGAACGCTTGCCAGTTCTCCTTTGCCTGTGATGGCATTCCTGAGCGCGTGACTGAAGCGGGCCCATGGGCAAAAGCGAAGAAGATCGCGCAGCAGATCGTGAATGGTGAAGTGAGCATTCCAGCCGTGGACGCCTCCACCCACTATCATGCGACTTATGTTCGCCCGAACTGGGCCCCAACCATGCAGCGTAAAAAGCGTATTGGTAAGCACATCTTCTACAAGACCTACAAAGGTGGGTGGAGCTAA
- a CDS encoding NUDIX hydrolase encodes MSNAMETGDAARSGAGMEPVQLGIGLNAVIVSVKDKVPFVLTVPQKVSDERSGLPSGPFDPRVHRTFELGLRAFVEEQTALHIGHVEQLYTFGDRGRYSLAKAGEPHMVSVGYLALTRQTPESEKLLAKQGARWRPWYDFFPWEDWRGGQPKMLEEIIHPSMEAFSKRPDDDARTYQELSRKDRYQLAFGVGSLKWDEERVLDRYELLYGSGLIYEALRDKQPTALERGTLPDLGEGLAHDHRRILATALSRLRAKLKYRPVVFELMPPEFTLTDLQQTVEAISGRHLHKQNFRRLVETGQLVEQTGGTSTATGGRPAALYRFRRDILKERPAPGLRVSLL; translated from the coding sequence ATGAGCAATGCGATGGAAACAGGAGATGCAGCCCGATCTGGTGCTGGCATGGAGCCTGTTCAGCTCGGCATTGGTCTGAATGCTGTCATCGTTTCCGTGAAAGACAAAGTGCCGTTTGTTCTGACGGTGCCGCAGAAAGTATCGGATGAACGCTCCGGTTTGCCTTCCGGTCCGTTTGACCCGCGTGTTCACCGTACCTTTGAGTTGGGCCTTCGTGCTTTTGTTGAGGAGCAGACAGCTCTTCATATAGGTCACGTTGAGCAGCTTTATACATTTGGGGACCGGGGGCGTTACTCACTGGCGAAAGCGGGTGAGCCACACATGGTTTCTGTTGGTTATCTGGCTTTGACGCGTCAGACGCCTGAGTCAGAGAAGCTTCTGGCCAAACAAGGCGCGCGCTGGCGTCCTTGGTATGACTTCTTTCCATGGGAAGACTGGCGTGGTGGGCAGCCGAAAATGCTGGAGGAGATCATCCACCCCAGCATGGAAGCCTTCAGCAAGAGGCCAGATGATGATGCTCGCACCTATCAGGAACTCAGCAGGAAAGATCGCTATCAGCTGGCGTTTGGTGTTGGTTCGCTGAAATGGGATGAGGAGCGTGTTCTGGATCGCTATGAGCTGCTTTATGGCTCCGGGCTGATCTATGAAGCCCTGCGTGACAAGCAACCGACAGCCCTTGAGCGTGGCACCCTGCCCGACCTTGGTGAAGGCCTTGCCCATGACCATCGGCGTATTCTGGCCACGGCCCTTTCCCGTTTGCGTGCCAAGCTGAAGTATCGTCCGGTTGTTTTCGAACTGATGCCGCCGGAGTTCACGCTGACTGATTTGCAGCAGACTGTGGAGGCGATTTCCGGTCGGCATTTGCATAAACAGAACTTCCGCCGCCTTGTCGAAACAGGACAACTGGTTGAGCAGACTGGGGGAACTTCAACTGCTACGGGCGGGCGTCCGGCAGCGCTTTACCGGTTCCGGAGAGACATTTTAAAGGAGCGCCCTGCTCCGGGTTTGCGGGTCAGCCTGCTCTGA
- a CDS encoding tyrosine phosphatase family protein: MLHVCPLSKLEDTLQVAAPTHVLSLVSPGTDVVLPVEPKPAHHLVLEFNDIAEEREGLIAPHMEHVERLLTFAEQVQANGSLLVHCWAGVSRSTAAAYIITCAALPEADEHALAQHLRKVSPVATPNPLLISLADTHLQRNGRMIQSIKEIGRGAETFEGNQFSLEPAALAELA, from the coding sequence ATGCTGCATGTGTGTCCCCTTTCCAAGCTGGAAGACACATTGCAGGTTGCAGCACCGACCCATGTGCTTTCTCTCGTTTCCCCAGGCACAGATGTGGTTTTACCAGTTGAGCCTAAGCCAGCACATCATCTGGTTCTGGAGTTTAATGACATTGCAGAGGAACGCGAAGGGCTGATTGCTCCTCATATGGAGCATGTGGAGCGCTTGCTGACCTTTGCAGAGCAGGTTCAAGCAAACGGTTCCCTTCTGGTGCATTGCTGGGCTGGGGTGAGCCGGTCGACAGCTGCTGCCTACATCATCACCTGTGCGGCATTGCCGGAGGCTGATGAGCACGCATTGGCGCAGCATTTGCGCAAGGTTTCTCCTGTAGCGACACCAAATCCGCTGCTTATCTCCTTGGCAGACACTCATTTGCAGCGAAATGGGCGCATGATACAATCTATCAAAGAGATTGGCCGCGGAGCGGAGACCTTTGAGGGCAACCAGTTCTCCCTTGAACCTGCTGCCCTTGCTGAACTTGCCTAA
- a CDS encoding YfbR-like 5'-deoxynucleotidase translates to MCAELSSSSPRAWQRMLSGRRLNLLDPSPLDVELSDIAHGLARVARWNGQTIGDHAFSVAQHCVVVEEIALMLKPDLDIQWRMAILLHDAPEYVIGDMISPFKNVMGGTYKAVEERLHHAIHRAFDLPADLPASIAKLAKKADIISAYLEATHLAGFSKEEADKIFGKPAKVSAAQLDALAESITPLPTKDAQEAFLARFAELNEARKAVGDR, encoded by the coding sequence ATGTGTGCAGAGCTTTCCTCATCTTCTCCCCGTGCCTGGCAACGGATGCTTTCTGGTCGGAGACTGAATCTCCTCGATCCTTCTCCGCTGGATGTGGAACTCTCTGACATCGCTCATGGGCTGGCTCGTGTGGCGCGGTGGAATGGGCAGACGATCGGAGACCATGCCTTCTCCGTTGCGCAGCACTGTGTGGTGGTGGAAGAGATTGCGCTGATGCTGAAGCCTGATCTGGACATTCAGTGGCGCATGGCGATCCTGTTGCATGATGCACCGGAGTATGTGATCGGCGATATGATCTCGCCCTTCAAAAACGTGATGGGTGGCACCTATAAGGCGGTTGAAGAACGCCTTCATCACGCAATTCACCGGGCCTTTGATTTGCCAGCAGACCTACCCGCCAGCATTGCCAAGCTCGCCAAGAAGGCTGATATCATCAGCGCTTATCTGGAGGCGACCCATCTGGCGGGTTTCAGCAAGGAAGAGGCTGACAAGATTTTCGGAAAGCCTGCCAAAGTGAGCGCCGCGCAGCTGGACGCCCTGGCGGAGAGCATCACACCTTTACCGACCAAAGATGCGCAGGAGGCTTTTCTTGCGCGATTTGCTGAGCTGAATGAAGCTCGCAAAGCTGTTGGAGATCGCTGA
- a CDS encoding YgfZ/GcvT domain-containing protein, producing MASERTILTSRRLVKVFGDDAKEFLQNLVSCDVSELSATTSAFGALLTPQGKILWDFFVFADESTDGFLIDVSADELDAFAKRLAFYKLRAKVTVEPTDEAVHVVAEWGDDLSADKPQDPRLAEMGLRYIATGEVEETASEADYHAHRIGLGVPQSGQDFQLADVFPHDTDMDSLNGVAFSKGCFIGQEVVSRMKHRGTARKRIIKVSADGDLPAAGGDILAGEKSVGSLGSSAGGSGLAMLRLDRAKAAMDAGVPLMCDGVALTPSIQAWATFNWPSSN from the coding sequence ATGGCATCTGAACGCACCATTCTCACTTCGCGTCGGCTCGTGAAGGTTTTTGGCGATGATGCCAAGGAGTTCCTCCAAAATCTCGTCAGCTGTGACGTGAGCGAACTCAGCGCGACCACCAGTGCGTTTGGCGCTTTGCTGACACCGCAGGGCAAGATCCTCTGGGACTTTTTTGTGTTTGCGGATGAGAGCACGGATGGCTTCCTGATTGACGTGAGTGCTGATGAGCTGGACGCGTTTGCCAAGCGTCTCGCCTTCTATAAGCTGCGCGCCAAAGTGACTGTTGAGCCTACTGATGAAGCTGTTCATGTGGTTGCTGAGTGGGGCGACGACCTCTCAGCAGACAAACCGCAGGATCCGCGTCTAGCAGAAATGGGCCTGCGTTATATCGCGACTGGTGAGGTTGAAGAGACGGCCTCTGAGGCTGATTATCATGCGCACCGGATTGGTCTTGGCGTTCCGCAAAGTGGACAGGATTTCCAGCTGGCCGATGTGTTCCCGCATGATACGGACATGGACAGTCTGAACGGTGTTGCCTTCTCCAAGGGATGCTTTATCGGGCAGGAAGTTGTTTCCCGCATGAAGCATCGCGGCACTGCCCGTAAGCGCATCATCAAAGTATCTGCTGACGGCGATCTTCCGGCTGCTGGTGGTGACATTCTGGCAGGTGAGAAGAGCGTTGGATCGCTGGGTTCTTCTGCTGGCGGTTCTGGGCTGGCGATGCTGCGTCTGGACCGTGCGAAGGCGGCGATGGATGCGGGTGTGCCGCTGATGTGTGACGGCGTTGCACTTACTCCTTCCATTCAGGCGTGGGCAACCTTCAACTGGCCTTCATCTAACTAA
- a CDS encoding DUF3419 family protein, with product MHVTSTIRQSKKRLDRAVHRSKLISMEGVLERLFTFAFKGLVYPQIWEDPEVDMQALQLKPDSRMVTIASGGCNVMSYLTANPQQITAVDLNRAHVALNRLKLTALQEFPDYATFYRFFGEADEKANIAAYEKYLKPAIDPETMAYWEGRDMTAWGRKRITLFSRDLYHHGMLGYFIGLGHLIAKVYGVDLTKMAETQNVKEQRSYFDKTLAPLFDKRLIRWATSKKMSLYGLGIPPAQYESLAAEGGGNMAGVLKQRLEKLACDFPMEENYFAWQAFTRGYAPSESRGGTGPSGPLPPYLKPQHFPEIRKRASRVRVVNRSFTEHLDNQDANSLDAYVLLDAQDWMTDRQLNDLWAGISRTARTGARVIFRTAGEPSILPGRVQDGILGQWTYEAAESARLNKLDRSSIYGGFHLYIYN from the coding sequence ATGCACGTGACATCAACTATCAGGCAGTCAAAGAAACGTTTGGATCGTGCAGTACATCGCTCAAAGCTGATCTCCATGGAAGGCGTGCTGGAGCGCCTGTTCACTTTTGCTTTCAAAGGGCTGGTCTACCCGCAAATCTGGGAGGATCCCGAGGTGGACATGCAGGCCCTGCAGTTGAAGCCCGACTCCAGAATGGTCACCATCGCTTCGGGCGGCTGCAATGTCATGTCCTATCTCACCGCCAACCCGCAGCAGATCACTGCCGTCGATCTCAACCGCGCCCATGTCGCCCTCAACCGCCTGAAGCTCACTGCTCTTCAGGAGTTTCCCGACTATGCCACCTTCTACCGCTTCTTTGGCGAAGCAGATGAGAAGGCAAACATCGCTGCCTATGAGAAGTACCTCAAACCCGCCATCGATCCCGAAACCATGGCCTATTGGGAGGGCAGGGACATGACCGCGTGGGGCCGCAAGCGGATCACCCTTTTTTCGCGGGATCTCTACCACCACGGCATGCTCGGCTACTTCATCGGTCTCGGCCATCTTATCGCGAAGGTCTACGGCGTCGACCTGACCAAGATGGCAGAGACGCAGAATGTAAAAGAGCAGCGGTCGTACTTTGACAAAACGCTGGCTCCGCTCTTCGACAAACGCCTGATCCGCTGGGCAACCTCCAAAAAGATGTCGCTCTACGGCCTCGGCATACCACCTGCACAGTATGAAAGCCTCGCAGCCGAAGGCGGAGGAAACATGGCCGGGGTGCTCAAGCAGCGTCTGGAGAAGCTGGCCTGCGACTTTCCCATGGAAGAGAACTACTTCGCCTGGCAAGCCTTCACCCGTGGCTACGCACCGTCAGAAAGCAGGGGCGGAACCGGTCCATCAGGCCCTTTGCCGCCCTATCTGAAGCCGCAGCACTTCCCGGAAATCCGTAAAAGAGCCTCCCGCGTGCGCGTTGTTAATCGGTCTTTCACAGAGCATCTGGATAATCAGGATGCAAACAGCCTTGATGCCTACGTCCTGCTGGATGCGCAGGACTGGATGACAGACAGGCAGCTGAACGATCTATGGGCAGGAATATCCCGAACGGCAAGAACAGGCGCACGCGTCATCTTCAGGACAGCTGGCGAGCCAAGCATTCTGCCGGGCCGGGTGCAAGACGGAATACTGGGGCAGTGGACCTACGAGGCGGCGGAAAGCGCACGCCTCAACAAGCTGGATCGCTCCTCCATCTACGGTGGTTTCCACCTCTACATCTATAACTGA